The genomic stretch GATTGCAGACACTGTGCCTTCGGGCACAGATATGCACCTCGGCCGGCTGCTTTATACCCGCTGTCAAGCCGCAATTCGCCGCAAGGCTTCAGAGTGATGCGTTGCAGTTCCGCTGCAGCCTTGATTTGATGGCAGCCGCAACAGGTTCTCATGGGAGGCGTCACTGTTTCAATCCCTATTGATGTTCAAAATTGTGAATAAAGTTAACTGAAATATAATTAATAATCAAGAACAATTGCATTCAAAATGGGTGTCATTTAATTGTGACAAATATGCCTCAATTATTGGCAATAGTTTAAAAAATTCAGTAAATAAAAATTATTTGTTGCATATTTTGGACAAATCAATTATATTGCACACAGAGGGTCAATGCCTGCAGGCAGCAGGCATGATGTAATAACCAGTAATAACCATAGATCGTTCCCACCCAATCCCCCATTTCAGCATCTTGGCATCGGCGTGACGAAGGGTTTGTTTCGTATGAGGTGTGATGAATACGCACGCTGTGCTTTCCACCTGGTTTGAAAGGGCGACCTGTGTCTGGTTCGAAACCAGCCCTTTTGGTCTTTTGCTGATTGATCGCGATGGCCGAATCGTCTGGGCAAACGTCCAGCAATCGGTTTTTACCGGGCAAAATGCGGAATCAATCTGCGAAACCGGCATCGAACAGATAGAGTCGCTGCGGACCAGCGGCTTGGTACAAGCGGTCCATCTAGTGCTGCAGAGCGGCAAGGAGTGGCGCCGTCTGCTTCCTGTTCCGGCCCTTTCGGCCAAGCAGCCGGATATTCTGGCCGCTCTTCAGCCGATTCATCGACTTGGTCAGGTGGCTGGTGCGGTGGTCCTTTTCAGCCATACGCCCAGAACCGAAACGTATGAACAAGCGTTGCGGTTTTTGCAGTATCATGCCTGCAGGGAGCCGGGCGAACCGGCCGAAGAGAATCCGCTGGTTTTCACGAGCTCGGAAGCAGAAGACTCTTTGCAGAAAGAGGATCCAGGAAAGACAGAGAACCGGCCTGCCGCCGAAAAGTCATCAACGCACATTCCCTGCATTTCATCGCCGTTTTCCAAAGAGTGGCCGATCAATCTTTTGGTAGCGGCTAAACAGGAAGCCCTGCAACGGTTGGTGGACAGCTTTTGCCATGAACTGCGCAATGTGCTGTTGCCGTTGTTTCATCTGATCTCTGATTTGCAGCATCGGTCGGACAAGCCTTCCCGGCAGGAGACGATAGACCGGATCCTGCTGCAGCAGAACGAGGTGCTCAAGCTTTTGCAGCGGGTCGAGAAAATGATCATCGATTATCCTCCGGGCGTCATTCCAATCGCCTGGCCTGAGCTTTTGCACGCAGCCTATGATTTGGCTGACATCCTCTGCGTGGCTAAAAAACCGCCGGTCATTTTCGACATTGCCGATGCGCTTCCGGATTACTATGGCAATCGCGCCGGTCTGCTTGAAGCTTTTTCCGCGATTATAATGAATGCGCTGGATGCTGTGGACGAACA from bacterium encodes the following:
- a CDS encoding YlxR family protein, yielding MRTCCGCHQIKAAAELQRITLKPCGELRLDSGYKAAGRGAYLCPKAQCLQSALRHKALQRAFSVDLSPSVLEEFGRRFL
- a CDS encoding HAMP domain-containing histidine kinase, yielding MNTHAVLSTWFERATCVWFETSPFGLLLIDRDGRIVWANVQQSVFTGQNAESICETGIEQIESLRTSGLVQAVHLVLQSGKEWRRLLPVPALSAKQPDILAALQPIHRLGQVAGAVVLFSHTPRTETYEQALRFLQYHACREPGEPAEENPLVFTSSEAEDSLQKEDPGKTENRPAAEKSSTHIPCISSPFSKEWPINLLVAAKQEALQRLVDSFCHELRNVLLPLFHLISDLQHRSDKPSRQETIDRILLQQNEVLKLLQRVEKMIIDYPPGVIPIAWPELLHAAYDLADILCVAKKPPVIFDIADALPDYYGNRAGLLEAFSAIIMNALDAVDEQGHVTVTVRYDAELDRYQIRVLDDGSGIAPEVMPHIFDAFFTTKLHKEDGLGLAIAYRVIQAHEGLIQINSEPGLGTEVRVTLPARHDALPQSPCFNRQAVDAPMQP